In Candidatus Pelagibacter ubique HIMB140, a single window of DNA contains:
- the ald gene encoding alanine dehydrogenase yields MKIGVPKEIKPQENRIGLTPESVKTLVSEGHEVIVENNGGFEAGFENDQYTNAGAKIANTAADIFNDADIIVKVKEPQKVEVDMIRENQIVYTYLHLAAAKELTEGLIKSKSVNIAYETVTDDNGRLPLLAPMSAVAGRMSVQAGAHCLEKNQNGRGLLLGGAPGVTGGTVVILGGGVVGENAAVIATGMQAKVHIVDKSEARLKQLVDMFGDKIIPEQSDKIDLPKLVSEADLLVGGVLIPGAEAPKLVTKEMIKSMKRGSVIVDVAIDQGGCVETSKPTTHGEPTYIVDDVVHYCVANMPGGVPRTSTLALNNATLPYLVKLANNGYQKALSEDKNFLAGLNVHKGMVTYKAVADVFGHNFVDPGEAVKH; encoded by the coding sequence ATGAAGATAGGCGTACCTAAGGAGATAAAACCTCAAGAAAACAGAATAGGGCTAACACCAGAGAGTGTTAAAACTTTAGTTTCGGAAGGTCACGAAGTTATTGTTGAAAACAATGGTGGGTTTGAAGCTGGATTTGAAAATGATCAATATACAAATGCAGGTGCAAAGATAGCAAACACTGCAGCTGATATTTTTAATGATGCAGATATAATTGTTAAAGTTAAAGAACCTCAAAAAGTTGAGGTTGATATGATTAGAGAAAATCAAATTGTTTATACATATCTTCACTTAGCAGCAGCAAAAGAATTAACTGAAGGTTTAATTAAATCAAAGAGTGTTAATATAGCTTATGAAACTGTAACAGATGACAATGGAAGATTGCCATTATTAGCACCAATGAGTGCAGTTGCAGGACGTATGTCGGTTCAAGCAGGAGCACATTGTCTGGAGAAAAATCAAAATGGAAGAGGACTTTTGTTAGGCGGTGCTCCAGGAGTGACTGGTGGAACTGTAGTTATTTTAGGTGGCGGTGTTGTAGGTGAAAACGCTGCAGTAATTGCAACAGGAATGCAAGCTAAAGTGCATATAGTTGATAAATCAGAAGCTAGATTAAAACAATTAGTTGATATGTTTGGTGACAAAATTATTCCTGAACAAAGTGATAAAATTGATCTTCCAAAATTAGTTTCTGAAGCAGACTTATTAGTTGGAGGAGTTTTAATTCCAGGTGCTGAAGCTCCAAAATTAGTTACTAAAGAAATGATTAAAAGTATGAAGAGAGGTTCTGTCATTGTTGATGTTGCAATTGACCAGGGAGGATGTGTTGAAACAAGCAAACCAACTACTCACGGCGAACCAACTTATATTGTTGATGATGTTGTTCATTATTGTGTAGCGAATATGCCGGGTGGAGTTCCAAGAACTTCTACTTTAGCTTTAAACAATGCAACGTTACCTTATCTTGTAAAACTTGCTAACAATGGTTATCAAAAAGCATTAAGTGAAGATAAAAACTTTTTAGCTGGATTAAATGTTCATAAAGGAATGGTTACTTATAAGGCAGTTGCAGATGTATTTGGTCACAACTTTGTAGACCCAGGAGAAGCTGTCAAACATTAG
- a CDS encoding DM13 domain-containing protein produces the protein MKKKITYLFISHFFFLIIGFGLGIYFLPILTAPASVEISKINEYENKSQYQTEFVRDLRGSDPFHWGEAKVTISNTKITVNGAIAPGPDYKLYLTNEFTQHEDEFLPIKDEAKYVAEVKSFENFVVDVPSNVDVSKFNTVVIWCESFSEFITAAKYQ, from the coding sequence ATGAAAAAAAAAATTACTTATCTATTTATTAGTCACTTTTTCTTTTTAATAATTGGCTTTGGCTTAGGTATATATTTTCTACCAATTTTAACTGCGCCAGCGTCAGTCGAAATAAGTAAAATTAATGAGTATGAAAATAAATCTCAATATCAAACTGAGTTTGTTAGAGATTTAAGAGGAAGTGATCCATTTCACTGGGGAGAAGCAAAAGTTACAATTTCAAACACAAAAATTACAGTCAATGGCGCAATTGCACCCGGGCCAGATTACAAACTTTATCTAACAAATGAATTTACACAACATGAAGATGAATTTTTGCCAATTAAAGATGAAGCTAAATATGTTGCAGAGGTTAAAAGTTTTGAAAACTTTGTTGTTGATGTTCCCTCAAATGTAGATGTAAGTAAATTCAATACCGTAGTTATTTGGTGTGAAAGTTTCAGTGAATTTATAACTGCAGCTAAATACCAATAA
- a CDS encoding GcvT family protein — MEKKYPSSTKVVVVGGGVIGCSVAYHLTKFGWKDVVLLERDQLTSGTTWHAAGLVSQLGPTAAVTKIRKYTLDLYKKLEKEVDHSAGLRINGALSIAQTNARWQELQRQATTAQLYDVDIKILDKDQIKKNYPIMYTDDLKGGVLMPGDGAADPSGVTHMLAKGARLGGAKIFEQSPVETILTKNGRVSGVRVKGQDIECEYVVLATGMWSRQIGEKIGVSIPLYPAEHFYVITEPIENLSPTLPVIRDFDSSTYIKEDAGKLLIGIFEGKSIPAFKDTNKVPEDFSFGEFPENFDHFEPYLEKSMKRFPVLEQAGIRKFFSGPESFTPDTNSLLGEVPEVKNLFVSCGLNSIGIGSGGGVGKVTAEWLMTGHINEDIFNYDIKRFQKFHSELGFIKDRITESLGDLYGMHWPYKQHKTSRNVKKLPYHNELKSFGACFGVSAGYERPMWFALDGEKAEYEYSYNYQNWYPSVEYETNNTLTNVGLYDLSPFSKFEIKSEKAHEDLQRICTSNIKQEPGKCTYTHMLNKDGGIETDLTVVCIDQNHFRIISSAATRERDKFHIKKHLSDNVELTDITDDYCVFGLFGPKSRLLMQDLSSDDFSNENFKFANSKYIEINGTKIWTQRLSYVGELGYELYVKNSESKNIYEKLIEKGKKYNLSNCGMHALDTMRMESGFLHWGHDISPEENQYQAGLNFTVSYKKEFNFIGREALEKIKDKKIDRKFAMFVLKNNEPGKPLLLHDEPIYFDDKIVGRTTSGNYSFNFKKNLAFGYINNDYTDDELLNGNISIEIEKIKYPAEIIFKPLKQTNFKNS, encoded by the coding sequence ATGGAAAAAAAATATCCTTCTAGCACAAAGGTAGTTGTTGTTGGAGGTGGTGTCATTGGTTGTTCCGTTGCTTACCACTTAACAAAATTTGGCTGGAAAGATGTTGTTCTTTTAGAAAGAGATCAATTAACATCAGGTACAACTTGGCATGCAGCAGGATTGGTTAGCCAGTTAGGTCCAACAGCAGCTGTTACAAAAATTAGAAAATATACTTTAGACCTTTATAAAAAATTAGAAAAAGAAGTTGATCACTCTGCAGGTTTAAGAATTAACGGAGCTCTATCTATTGCTCAAACAAATGCTAGATGGCAAGAGCTTCAAAGACAAGCAACTACGGCTCAATTGTATGATGTTGATATTAAGATTTTAGATAAAGATCAAATTAAGAAAAATTATCCAATTATGTATACGGATGATTTAAAGGGTGGAGTGTTAATGCCAGGTGATGGTGCTGCTGATCCAAGTGGTGTTACACACATGTTGGCAAAAGGTGCAAGATTAGGTGGTGCAAAAATATTTGAGCAATCACCTGTTGAAACAATATTAACTAAAAATGGTAGAGTTAGTGGTGTTAGAGTTAAGGGGCAAGATATTGAATGTGAATATGTTGTTCTTGCAACAGGCATGTGGTCTAGACAAATTGGAGAAAAAATAGGAGTTAGTATTCCTTTATATCCTGCAGAACATTTTTATGTAATTACAGAGCCAATTGAAAATCTTTCACCAACATTACCTGTAATAAGAGATTTTGATAGCAGTACTTATATTAAAGAAGATGCTGGAAAACTTTTAATTGGAATATTTGAAGGTAAGTCAATTCCAGCATTTAAAGATACTAATAAAGTTCCAGAAGATTTTTCATTTGGAGAATTTCCAGAAAATTTTGATCATTTTGAACCATATTTAGAAAAATCCATGAAACGATTTCCAGTTCTAGAGCAAGCTGGAATTAGAAAGTTTTTTTCTGGACCAGAGTCTTTTACGCCTGATACTAATTCTTTATTAGGTGAAGTACCTGAGGTTAAAAATTTATTTGTTAGCTGTGGGTTGAATAGCATAGGTATTGGTAGTGGAGGTGGAGTTGGAAAAGTAACTGCAGAATGGTTAATGACTGGTCATATCAATGAAGATATTTTTAATTACGATATAAAGAGATTTCAAAAGTTTCATTCAGAATTAGGTTTTATTAAAGATCGTATTACAGAGTCACTTGGGGATTTGTATGGAATGCATTGGCCTTATAAACAACACAAAACATCAAGAAATGTAAAAAAATTACCATACCACAATGAATTAAAAAGTTTTGGTGCATGCTTTGGAGTTTCTGCTGGATATGAAAGACCAATGTGGTTTGCTCTTGATGGAGAAAAAGCAGAGTATGAATACAGTTATAATTACCAAAACTGGTATCCATCAGTTGAATACGAAACTAACAATACACTAACAAATGTTGGTCTATATGATTTATCTCCTTTCTCTAAATTTGAAATTAAATCTGAAAAAGCTCATGAAGATCTTCAGAGAATTTGCACATCAAATATAAAACAGGAACCTGGAAAATGTACTTATACTCATATGCTCAATAAAGATGGAGGAATAGAGACAGATCTTACAGTAGTTTGTATAGATCAAAATCATTTTAGAATTATTAGTTCTGCAGCAACAAGAGAAAGAGATAAATTTCATATTAAAAAGCATCTATCGGATAATGTTGAGTTAACTGACATTACTGATGATTATTGTGTGTTTGGATTATTTGGGCCAAAGAGTAGGCTGTTAATGCAAGATTTAAGTTCAGATGATTTTAGTAATGAAAACTTTAAGTTTGCGAATTCGAAATATATAGAAATTAACGGAACTAAAATATGGACCCAAAGATTATCTTATGTTGGTGAGTTAGGTTACGAACTTTATGTTAAAAATTCTGAGTCTAAAAATATTTATGAGAAATTAATAGAAAAAGGAAAAAAATACAATTTATCTAATTGTGGAATGCATGCATTAGATACAATGAGAATGGAAAGTGGTTTTTTACATTGGGGTCATGATATTTCACCTGAGGAAAACCAATACCAGGCAGGTCTTAACTTTACTGTTAGTTACAAGAAAGAATTTAATTTTATTGGAAGAGAAGCATTGGAAAAAATAAAAGATAAAAAAATTGATAGGAAGTTTGCTATGTTTGTCCTTAAAAATAATGAACCAGGAAAACCTCTTCTGCTTCACGATGAACCAATCTATTTTGATGATAAAATAGTTGGAAGAACTACATCGGGTAATTATTCATTTAATTTCAAAAAAAATCTTGCATTTGGTTATATAAATAATGACTATACAGATGATGAACTTCTAAATGGAAATATTTCAATAGAAATTGAAAAAATCAAATATCCTGCTGAAATTATCTTTAAACCATTAAAGCAAACTAATTTTAAAAATAGTTAA